In Methanolacinia paynteri, the DNA window TATAATAACTTGGTGTCCGTGACAGAGTACGTATAAGTATCCGGGTCTTACATATATAAGGGAGGTTAGGATAGTAGTGAGCGATCCATTAATACCAGGAGTAAATATCGGTCTTGTAGGCCACGTAGACCACGGAAAGACCACTTTGGTCTCAGGTCTTACCGGCCAGTGGACAGACAGGCACAGTGAGGAAATTAAACGCGGAATCTCGATCAGGCTCGGATACGCGGACGCAACCTTTTACAGGTGTCCGAAGTGCAAGGGTGCTGATGCATTTACCACGGAGAGCATATGCCCCGAATGCGGCAGCGAGTGCGAACCTTTCAGGACGGTCTCTTTCGTAGATGCACCGGGCCACGAGACGCTTATGGCGACCATGCTCTCGGGTTCGGCACTTATGGACGGGGCGATGCTTGTAATCGCCGCAAACGAGAAGTGCCCGCAGCCCCAGACAAAGGAGCACCTGATGGCGCTTGAGCTTGTCGGAATCGAGAATATCGTTATAGTGCAGAACAAGATTGATGTGGTTTCCCAGGAACAGGCGCTTGCTCACTACAAGGAGATTAAGAAATTTGTAAAGGGAACTATCGCCGAGAACGCCCCGGTGGTTCCTGTTTCTGCACAGAAAGGTATCAATATCGGTGCACTGATCCAAACGCTCGACGAGTGCATACCGGTCCCGAAGAGAGACCCGGACGACGATCCCATAATGCTTATCGCAAGATCGTTCGACATCAACAAACCGGGATGCAGCTGGCGTGACGTCAAAGGCGGCGTTATCGGTGGTTCACTCACACAAGGTGTCCTCAAAGAGGGTGACGATATAGAGATTCGCCCGGGTATGAAGGTCGAGGCCGAAAACCAGGTCCGCTGGGACCCGATCATGACAAAGGTTACATCGATCAATGCGGGCAAAAACAGGGTTACAGAGGCAACTCCGGGCGGTCTCCTCGGTGTGGGCACAAAACTCGATCCCGCACTTACCAAGAGCGACGCTCTTGCAGGCCAGGTTGCCGGGCTTGTCGGAAAGATGCCCCCGGTATGGAGCCGTATGGCCTTTAAGGTCTCTCTTATGGAGAGAGTCGTCGGTTCCGACGATGAATTTACAATCGAACCCCTGAAGCACAAGGAACCTTTAATGCTCTCAGTCGGAACCGCAGTAACGGTAGGTGTCGTTGTAAATGTCAAGAAGGATATCGTCGATGTCGTTCTCAAAAGGCCGGTCTGTGTCGCAGTCGGCTCGAGGATTGCAATCAGCCGTCAGGTCGGAGGCCGGTGGCGCCTGATAGGAATGGGGACCCTGGTCGAGTGAGGGTCCT includes these proteins:
- a CDS encoding translation initiation factor IF-2 subunit gamma yields the protein MSDPLIPGVNIGLVGHVDHGKTTLVSGLTGQWTDRHSEEIKRGISIRLGYADATFYRCPKCKGADAFTTESICPECGSECEPFRTVSFVDAPGHETLMATMLSGSALMDGAMLVIAANEKCPQPQTKEHLMALELVGIENIVIVQNKIDVVSQEQALAHYKEIKKFVKGTIAENAPVVPVSAQKGINIGALIQTLDECIPVPKRDPDDDPIMLIARSFDINKPGCSWRDVKGGVIGGSLTQGVLKEGDDIEIRPGMKVEAENQVRWDPIMTKVTSINAGKNRVTEATPGGLLGVGTKLDPALTKSDALAGQVAGLVGKMPPVWSRMAFKVSLMERVVGSDDEFTIEPLKHKEPLMLSVGTAVTVGVVVNVKKDIVDVVLKRPVCVAVGSRIAISRQVGGRWRLIGMGTLVE